The following coding sequences lie in one Alicyclobacillus curvatus genomic window:
- a CDS encoding class I SAM-dependent methyltransferase has product MKTAEGVAKMKYRESGMPEEKLWNTFFQPASWLRKMGVTPSIRTFVDVGCGYGTFLIPAAQIIRGTAVGIDIDDEMIERCKEKASEFNLTNLELMEGEVSDVNTVSSLPAYQGTVDYVALFNILHCEEPMELLAFAHRLLEGKGKLGVIHWKYEDTPRGPSMEIRPKPESILYWAQKSGFTLQGKVDLKPFHYGFIFQKS; this is encoded by the coding sequence GTGAAAACGGCGGAAGGGGTAGCCAAGATGAAATATAGGGAATCGGGAATGCCAGAGGAAAAGTTGTGGAACACATTTTTTCAACCCGCATCCTGGCTGCGAAAAATGGGTGTCACTCCGAGTATAAGGACATTCGTGGATGTCGGATGCGGATATGGAACCTTTCTCATTCCTGCGGCTCAAATCATTCGTGGCACCGCTGTGGGTATCGATATTGATGACGAAATGATTGAACGATGCAAGGAGAAAGCCTCTGAGTTCAATCTGACCAACCTTGAGTTGATGGAGGGAGAGGTTTCCGATGTGAACACGGTATCCAGCCTACCAGCGTATCAAGGGACGGTCGATTATGTCGCCTTGTTCAACATTTTACATTGCGAGGAACCGATGGAACTTCTGGCGTTCGCGCATCGTCTGTTGGAGGGGAAGGGGAAGCTTGGAGTAATCCACTGGAAATACGAAGATACACCCAGAGGGCCGTCCATGGAGATACGACCGAAACCGGAATCCATTCTGTATTGGGCGCAAAAAAGCGGATTTACCCTACAAGGGAAGGTGGACCTAAAACCGTTTCACTACGGATTCATCTTTCAAAAGTCCTAA
- a CDS encoding multicopper oxidase family protein: MRESETLKLTTKTYAYMGVTLVTAAGFGLFWWTHNPARVSTPLTQTSGTNGALKPVSTLVAHPAPDTPVVRYTLVAQAKTLHLGQGKTVQAMTFNGSAPGPTLTVQQGNVVEVTVKNKLSVPITVHWHGIDVPGAEDGVPGLTQKPISPGETFVYRFIANDAGTYWYHSHVNSVQEIGAGLFGGIVVKPNQPANPLPTRDYTVLLHEWSTSSSEQENGMSGMSGMSGMNGMNMGNMNMSKPSLRTTGFQVTRMDREALSEMTSAYDAFTVNQTTNATSLFKANPGDVVRLRLVNAGNMTHLMTLVDTSFKVVALDGHDLSHPTWIQNQLLPIGAAQRYDVEFKMPASGQVQLVSADPSATERMELQATIGQSSHSSPMDTAMNLQNEPWFDFTNYGSPNPDKNSTFTLGQHYDKTFAMNLGVGMNQSGMVYTINGKAFPNTSPFVVQNGDTVKVHIENDTNYIHPMHLHGTSFQVLSRDGVPLKGSPVYLDTVEVLPGESYDIAFKATNPGLWMFHCHDLHHAAAGMDTLLQYSGITDPYNVKDMSE; this comes from the coding sequence ATGAGGGAGAGTGAAACCTTGAAGTTGACCACGAAAACCTATGCTTACATGGGCGTAACTCTGGTCACAGCGGCCGGATTCGGCCTGTTTTGGTGGACGCACAACCCGGCTCGTGTTTCAACGCCTTTAACACAGACTTCCGGAACCAACGGTGCCTTAAAGCCCGTCAGCACGTTGGTGGCGCATCCTGCACCGGATACCCCAGTCGTGCGATACACCCTTGTCGCACAGGCCAAGACACTCCATCTGGGGCAAGGAAAAACCGTCCAAGCCATGACCTTCAATGGCAGCGCGCCTGGGCCGACACTTACCGTACAGCAAGGAAATGTCGTGGAGGTCACCGTGAAGAATAAATTGAGTGTCCCTATTACGGTGCATTGGCATGGGATTGATGTCCCCGGAGCGGAAGATGGAGTCCCTGGACTGACGCAAAAGCCCATCTCACCAGGGGAAACCTTTGTCTATCGCTTCATCGCCAACGACGCTGGAACCTACTGGTATCACTCTCATGTCAACAGTGTTCAGGAAATCGGAGCCGGATTGTTTGGGGGGATCGTGGTCAAACCAAATCAGCCCGCCAACCCTCTGCCAACCCGTGACTATACGGTCTTGCTCCATGAATGGTCCACCTCATCCTCCGAACAAGAGAACGGGATGAGTGGCATGAGTGGCATGAGTGGCATGAATGGGATGAATATGGGGAACATGAACATGTCCAAACCTTCCCTAAGAACCACAGGCTTTCAGGTGACCAGGATGGATCGGGAAGCACTAAGTGAGATGACGAGCGCCTACGACGCGTTTACGGTCAACCAGACTACGAATGCAACCAGTCTATTCAAGGCAAATCCGGGAGACGTGGTACGCCTTCGGTTGGTGAATGCTGGGAATATGACCCACTTGATGACTCTGGTCGACACATCGTTTAAAGTCGTGGCCTTGGATGGACACGATCTGTCTCACCCAACGTGGATTCAAAATCAGTTGCTTCCCATCGGTGCCGCGCAGCGTTATGATGTTGAATTCAAGATGCCAGCCAGTGGCCAAGTCCAGCTCGTGAGCGCAGACCCTTCGGCCACCGAACGGATGGAACTACAAGCCACCATCGGGCAGTCGAGCCATTCTTCTCCCATGGACACGGCTATGAACTTGCAGAACGAACCTTGGTTTGATTTCACAAATTACGGCAGTCCAAATCCAGACAAGAATTCGACCTTCACACTCGGACAACACTATGACAAGACCTTTGCGATGAACCTTGGGGTGGGTATGAACCAAAGCGGGATGGTCTACACCATCAATGGAAAGGCATTCCCGAACACGTCCCCGTTTGTCGTCCAAAACGGCGATACGGTGAAGGTGCACATTGAAAACGACACCAACTACATTCATCCGATGCACTTACACGGAACCAGTTTTCAAGTTTTAAGTCGGGACGGCGTACCTCTCAAGGGGAGTCCGGTCTACCTCGATACTGTCGAAGTGTTACCTGGGGAATCCTACGATATTGCATTTAAGGCCACGAATCCGGGATTGTGGATGTTCCACTGTCATGACCTGCACCATGCTGCAGCAGGCATGGACACCCTTCTCCAATACTCAGGAATTACGGATCCCTATAATGTTAAGGATATGTCCGAATAA
- a CDS encoding SHOCT domain-containing protein, translating to MMGFGGFGYGGGYGMGILGWVFQILILIGVVYLVVYLVRSMTHRDNSDHSSRTAKEIAAERYARGEITEEEYRKIRDSL from the coding sequence ATGATGGGTTTTGGCGGTTTCGGTTACGGCGGTGGCTATGGCATGGGGATTCTAGGGTGGGTTTTTCAAATTCTGATCTTAATTGGGGTCGTTTATTTAGTGGTGTATTTAGTTCGTTCGATGACCCATAGAGACAATTCCGATCATTCTTCTCGTACAGCCAAGGAAATCGCGGCTGAACGATATGCACGAGGGGAGATCACCGAAGAAGAGTATCGAAAAATAAGGGACAGTTTATAG
- the spoIIR gene encoding stage II sporulation protein R gives MKFNRLVLLLVAVLSIVGIKKAFFHSPITDQSQSLFHNIATPQEAPIPKEGLRLRVIANSNNASDQRLKLQVRNAIVSKVGQLLAGTKTPAEAKAILTRETPVLQQVAMDVVREHGVKYPVQTELAKVAFPTKVYLNQVYPAGDYEALRIVLGAGKGENWWCVIYPPLCFIDIAEGDAIPNTKGFPDTPPLETIDVSNANGTRTKVQVRMLSLDIGEEIWRAIKNLV, from the coding sequence GTGAAGTTCAATCGGCTGGTCCTACTGCTCGTGGCGGTATTGTCCATTGTGGGCATCAAGAAGGCGTTCTTTCACTCTCCAATCACGGATCAAAGTCAGTCATTGTTCCACAATATTGCAACACCCCAAGAGGCTCCGATCCCCAAAGAAGGGCTACGACTGCGCGTGATTGCGAATAGTAATAACGCAAGCGACCAAAGGTTGAAGCTACAAGTACGCAATGCGATCGTCTCCAAAGTCGGCCAATTACTTGCGGGTACAAAGACACCGGCAGAAGCCAAGGCAATTCTCACTCGAGAAACCCCGGTGCTCCAGCAAGTGGCTATGGATGTGGTGCGCGAGCATGGCGTCAAGTATCCCGTACAAACAGAGTTGGCCAAAGTGGCGTTCCCCACCAAAGTCTATTTAAATCAAGTCTATCCTGCGGGTGATTACGAGGCATTACGAATTGTTCTGGGCGCTGGGAAGGGCGAGAACTGGTGGTGTGTCATCTATCCACCCCTGTGTTTCATCGACATTGCGGAGGGAGATGCCATTCCCAACACGAAAGGTTTTCCAGATACCCCACCGCTTGAGACCATCGATGTTTCCAACGCCAACGGAACAAGAACAAAAGTTCAAGTTCGAATGTTATCATTGGATATCGGAGAAGAAATTTGGCGCGCCATAAAAAATCTCGTTTAA
- a CDS encoding response regulator transcription factor encodes MKKSYTVLVADDEPKIVEVLSGYLEKEGYQVATAHTGHEVLHAVEQGGLSLIILDLMLPDLSGEEVCLEIRAKSSVPVLMLTAKHAEEDRLRGLRIGADDYVTKPFSAKEVVARVGVILRRTQESEPLAERLVYRHGDLVVDTPRQMVLKNGQKVELTVTEYKLLMVFTRHPKRVFSREELIHKAFGLDFRGDSRVIDGHIKNLRAKIEDDARRPVYIQTVYGVGYRFEGDEE; translated from the coding sequence ATGAAGAAATCCTATACCGTTTTGGTCGCCGACGATGAACCCAAAATTGTCGAAGTTTTGTCAGGGTATTTGGAGAAAGAAGGATACCAAGTTGCGACTGCCCATACGGGTCACGAAGTCTTACATGCCGTAGAGCAAGGTGGGCTGTCTCTGATCATTTTGGACCTCATGTTGCCGGACTTGTCTGGAGAGGAAGTCTGTCTAGAAATTCGGGCCAAGTCCTCCGTTCCGGTCTTAATGCTCACGGCGAAACACGCCGAAGAAGACCGCCTTCGCGGCTTGCGAATTGGTGCCGACGATTATGTGACCAAGCCCTTTAGCGCAAAGGAAGTGGTTGCGCGCGTCGGAGTGATTCTGCGCCGCACCCAGGAGAGTGAACCGCTGGCCGAGCGGCTCGTGTACCGCCACGGCGATTTGGTGGTGGATACGCCAAGGCAGATGGTTCTTAAGAATGGACAAAAAGTTGAACTGACGGTTACGGAGTACAAACTCTTGATGGTTTTTACTCGACATCCGAAGCGTGTCTTTAGTCGCGAGGAACTGATTCACAAGGCGTTTGGTCTGGATTTTCGAGGGGACAGTCGGGTCATTGATGGACATATTAAGAACCTTCGAGCCAAGATTGAGGATGATGCTCGTCGCCCCGTGTATATTCAGACCGTCTATGGGGTCGGGTATCGATTTGAAGGTGATGAGGAATGA
- a CDS encoding response regulator transcription factor: MLDISTASNSCMIFMVGFAKSPNVFVRRHRAEVFYISGSAADVLRTLNMYQPNIVMLNMDAPEVRGVGMLLRLRTVHPDTRIFIVSASDKYLEPSVRLGASGYLHQSEVAKMLEHGLEPLVSREFVFSDRVIVDWIAKQGRWKSKVPVTSIRLTPREVEVLRLLARNSSNLEIAQILGIRHSTVNFHIRNIRRKLRVRSRIEAREFATHEGYFNPSKTKGL; the protein is encoded by the coding sequence ATGCTCGATATATCAACTGCATCAAATTCTTGTATGATATTTATGGTGGGTTTCGCGAAATCTCCGAATGTTTTTGTCCGGAGGCACAGAGCTGAGGTATTTTACATCTCGGGAAGCGCCGCCGACGTCCTGCGAACGCTGAATATGTATCAACCGAATATTGTGATGCTCAACATGGACGCTCCGGAGGTAAGAGGGGTGGGGATGCTCCTCAGACTCCGGACTGTCCATCCAGATACCCGGATTTTTATCGTCTCGGCATCAGATAAATACCTGGAGCCATCGGTTCGCCTTGGCGCATCGGGGTACCTTCATCAGAGTGAAGTCGCAAAAATGCTGGAACATGGACTCGAGCCGCTCGTGTCCCGCGAGTTCGTGTTTTCTGACCGTGTGATTGTGGACTGGATTGCAAAACAAGGCAGATGGAAGTCGAAGGTTCCTGTCACATCCATTCGCCTGACCCCTCGTGAGGTGGAGGTCTTAAGGTTGTTGGCACGAAATTCATCCAATCTGGAGATTGCACAGATTCTTGGTATTCGCCATTCCACGGTGAATTTTCACATTCGTAACATCCGAAGAAAATTACGAGTCCGCTCCCGCATAGAAGCTAGGGAGTTTGCTACTCATGAAGGTTATTTTAACCCATCGAAAACGAAAGGTTTGTAA
- a CDS encoding multicopper oxidase domain-containing protein: MDNNSSGPDEKFVIGGLVNPTLRVQKGAHVTLELVNEDTGMPHGIEVTSAQPPYGVMSMMQGGIYPGTFIHPIPAASKDAYPLATTTFTASQAGTFNYICEYPGHAANGMYGKIIIG, encoded by the coding sequence ATGGACAACAACAGTTCGGGACCGGACGAAAAGTTTGTGATTGGCGGGTTGGTGAATCCCACCCTGCGTGTTCAGAAGGGCGCACATGTCACATTGGAATTGGTGAACGAGGATACGGGTATGCCGCACGGAATTGAAGTGACGTCGGCTCAACCGCCGTACGGGGTCATGTCTATGATGCAGGGCGGTATCTATCCTGGAACGTTCATCCACCCGATTCCCGCTGCAAGCAAGGATGCGTATCCATTAGCTACGACAACTTTCACCGCCAGTCAAGCGGGAACATTCAACTATATATGTGAATACCCAGGGCATGCAGCGAATGGGATGTACGGCAAAATTATTATCGGCTAA
- a CDS encoding TlpA family protein disulfide reductase: MKKIQKWSFLGLGVLLLFAAVFFVTLKKPSQASVAVSPEVGYRVPSFTLTTYPGNGSVTVAPDVQKPMLINFWASWCPPCQAEAPDLEKAYKKYGQQVEFVGVNLTMQDSLPDVQNFLSKYGVTYTTALDKAGTVSAEYKVVAIPTSIFVNRSGVIVDRYTGAIPPQYLDSDLQRIEQ; this comes from the coding sequence GTGAAGAAAATTCAGAAATGGTCGTTTCTCGGATTGGGAGTTTTGCTCCTGTTTGCGGCGGTTTTCTTCGTCACCTTGAAAAAGCCCTCTCAAGCGAGTGTAGCTGTCTCCCCAGAAGTAGGTTATCGCGTTCCGTCTTTCACCTTGACCACTTACCCCGGAAATGGCTCCGTTACCGTGGCTCCGGACGTTCAGAAACCGATGCTCATCAATTTCTGGGCTTCGTGGTGTCCCCCTTGTCAGGCCGAAGCTCCAGACTTGGAGAAAGCCTATAAAAAGTATGGACAACAGGTCGAATTTGTAGGGGTCAATTTAACGATGCAAGATTCTTTACCCGATGTCCAGAACTTTCTCAGTAAATATGGAGTCACGTATACGACCGCTTTGGACAAGGCGGGCACAGTTTCGGCCGAGTACAAAGTGGTGGCCATACCTACTTCCATCTTTGTCAACCGTTCCGGGGTCATCGTGGACCGCTATACGGGTGCGATTCCGCCTCAGTACCTGGATTCCGACCTGCAAAGGATTGAACAATAA
- a CDS encoding SHOCT domain-containing protein has product MCGGHSRGHFGHHLPMGIPFPVPVEERKSSPIDVLNERLARGDITVEEYQRMRSVLDDQYRTKHSPHIRKPTTA; this is encoded by the coding sequence ATGTGTGGTGGACATAGCCGGGGTCACTTTGGGCATCACTTGCCGATGGGCATTCCCTTTCCTGTGCCCGTCGAGGAACGGAAAAGTTCTCCGATTGACGTGCTTAATGAGCGGTTGGCACGAGGGGACATCACCGTGGAAGAGTATCAGCGGATGCGGTCGGTTCTAGACGACCAGTATCGCACCAAACACAGTCCGCACATTCGCAAGCCGACAACCGCATAA
- a CDS encoding NAD(P)/FAD-dependent oxidoreductase — protein sequence MVDGESITGDYLVLSLGAALVPEEIPGLKQAGYSFYDLAQAERLRQKLAEFQGGHIVLLTASPLYKCPAAPYEMAMLLDAYFQKRGLRSRVRMSSYAAEPAPMAVAGVNVSESVVQLLRQRGIAYQPQHQIVRVDPNRQTIDFANGVQDSYDLLIHVPTHKPPKVIQESGLIGENGWVSVNRHSLETKIPNVYAIGDVTGILLEMGKPTQSRCLCPWTSQSRSKQHHFTNHRKGTHGGV from the coding sequence ATCGTAGATGGAGAGAGCATCACGGGCGATTACCTGGTCCTATCGCTCGGTGCCGCGCTCGTGCCCGAGGAAATTCCTGGTCTGAAACAAGCAGGATACAGTTTTTATGACTTAGCACAAGCCGAGCGTCTTCGCCAAAAACTTGCCGAGTTTCAAGGCGGGCACATCGTATTGCTTACCGCTTCACCACTTTACAAATGTCCAGCTGCCCCCTACGAAATGGCCATGCTCCTGGATGCCTACTTTCAAAAGCGGGGCCTTCGTTCACGAGTGCGAATGAGTTCCTATGCTGCAGAACCCGCACCCATGGCCGTGGCCGGAGTGAATGTATCCGAGTCTGTCGTGCAACTCCTTCGGCAACGGGGAATTGCGTATCAACCACAACATCAAATTGTCCGCGTGGACCCCAACAGACAGACGATTGATTTTGCAAACGGTGTTCAAGATTCCTATGATTTATTGATTCATGTGCCCACCCACAAGCCGCCCAAGGTCATACAAGAGTCCGGACTGATTGGGGAGAATGGATGGGTTTCTGTAAATCGGCATTCCTTAGAAACCAAGATTCCGAACGTGTACGCGATTGGCGATGTTACAGGAATCCTGCTTGAAATGGGAAAACCTACCCAAAGCCGGTGTCTTTGCCCATGGACAAGCCAAAGTCGTAGCAAACAACATCATTTTACAAATCACCGGAAAGGGACGCACGGCGGAGTTTGA
- a CDS encoding FAD-dependent oxidoreductase, with amino-acid sequence MKNTVVVLGGGVGGVITANLLRKNLPDPYRITLIDREEHHVFAPSLLWLVTGERQGGNISRPLKFLKEKGIEFIQGEIEQVDAQSHTVS; translated from the coding sequence GTGAAGAACACGGTCGTCGTCCTTGGAGGTGGGGTTGGTGGGGTGATCACGGCCAATCTGCTACGAAAAAACCTGCCCGACCCATATCGAATCACGCTCATCGATCGCGAGGAACACCACGTATTCGCTCCCTCGCTGCTTTGGTTGGTCACGGGAGAGCGTCAGGGCGGAAACATCTCTCGGCCTCTGAAGTTTTTGAAAGAAAAAGGCATTGAGTTCATTCAAGGAGAAATTGAGCAAGTCGATGCTCAAAGCCATACCGTATCGTAG
- a CDS encoding TlpA family protein disulfide reductase, translating to MKTMVSWILSLSLLVTGCGTVVPHNSTGGPTTASNSANGASIGQSSQLPTAPESPLVGHPASNFDLKTLNEKTTVALHDLLGKQPILINAWASWCPPCQQETPDLVAMSKKYGGEIQFVGVNMTSDHDSVTAAIAFVHKYGVTYPTLLDLKGSFFKDYQIIGYPTTFILEPNGTVQNVHVGLLTRSQMASLITEALKASKITPKA from the coding sequence ATGAAAACCATGGTGTCATGGATACTTAGCCTGTCCCTTTTGGTGACAGGATGTGGAACGGTAGTCCCCCACAACTCCACGGGAGGCCCAACAACCGCGTCAAATTCAGCAAACGGAGCCTCAATTGGACAGTCCTCGCAACTTCCTACCGCGCCAGAGAGTCCACTCGTGGGTCATCCAGCTTCGAACTTTGACCTCAAAACATTGAATGAAAAGACAACCGTAGCCCTCCACGACCTATTAGGTAAGCAGCCCATCCTGATCAACGCATGGGCCTCTTGGTGCCCTCCTTGCCAACAGGAAACGCCAGACTTGGTCGCCATGTCCAAAAAATACGGAGGCGAAATTCAATTCGTGGGCGTGAACATGACCAGTGACCACGATAGTGTGACGGCCGCCATAGCGTTTGTCCATAAGTATGGTGTGACCTATCCAACCTTGCTCGATCTCAAAGGGAGTTTCTTTAAAGACTATCAAATCATCGGCTACCCCACCACGTTCATCCTAGAACCCAACGGAACGGTTCAGAACGTGCATGTGGGTTTATTGACGCGATCGCAAATGGCATCTCTGATTACAGAGGCCCTGAAAGCCAGCAAAATAACACCCAAAGCCTAA
- a CDS encoding DsrE family protein: MKILFVLNDPPYGTERSYNGFRHANAVAKIEGIEVRIFLMADGVSCAKRGQKTPDGYYNLEKMLTVAGRRGASIGACGTCLDARGLTGEDLHDAVHRSSMEELSEWTVWADKLVVY; the protein is encoded by the coding sequence ATGAAAATCCTCTTTGTTTTGAATGATCCTCCATATGGTACGGAACGCTCCTACAACGGGTTTCGCCATGCGAATGCTGTGGCAAAAATTGAAGGAATCGAAGTACGAATCTTTTTGATGGCCGACGGCGTGAGTTGTGCAAAACGCGGACAAAAGACACCGGACGGCTACTATAACCTCGAAAAAATGTTAACAGTGGCCGGCCGCCGTGGTGCATCGATTGGGGCATGCGGAACCTGTTTGGATGCACGCGGACTCACGGGTGAAGATTTGCATGATGCTGTCCACCGATCATCGATGGAGGAACTTTCGGAATGGACCGTCTGGGCCGATAAACTCGTCGTTTACTAA
- a CDS encoding PspA/IM30 family protein: MSLVSRLKDLVRANLNDLISKAEDPEKSLNLYIDDATENLRQFSVEVNRFEAERILVTDRIRTCEAAIANWHSKAKLALQQNREDLAQKALESEQKETKRLEQLQSERVDAEQTSAQMKEQYQLLEQKLAEAKERRDDLVRRNRRAVAQKEAADAVTGLNKDDPLSKFDRMETKVERREAEAQASYTAMTSSLSYEMDQLKKAELKSEVEDAMAKLKQEIQSESNESAS, from the coding sequence ATGTCCCTGGTATCGCGTCTCAAGGACCTCGTCCGAGCGAACCTCAATGACCTCATCAGCAAGGCCGAGGACCCAGAAAAGAGTCTGAATTTGTACATTGACGATGCCACTGAGAACCTCCGGCAGTTTTCTGTCGAAGTGAACCGCTTTGAAGCCGAGCGAATTCTCGTCACGGATCGTATACGGACTTGTGAGGCGGCCATTGCAAATTGGCATAGCAAAGCGAAATTGGCTCTGCAGCAAAATCGCGAGGACCTAGCACAGAAAGCGCTCGAATCCGAGCAGAAGGAAACAAAGCGTTTGGAACAATTACAATCTGAACGGGTGGATGCCGAACAGACCTCTGCGCAGATGAAGGAACAATACCAACTCTTGGAGCAGAAGCTGGCCGAGGCGAAGGAACGTCGGGATGATTTAGTTCGTCGAAATCGCCGTGCTGTGGCACAAAAGGAAGCGGCAGACGCCGTTACCGGACTTAACAAGGACGATCCGCTGTCGAAGTTCGATCGGATGGAAACTAAGGTGGAACGCCGAGAAGCCGAGGCTCAAGCATCCTACACCGCAATGACGTCCTCGCTGTCGTATGAAATGGATCAACTCAAAAAAGCGGAATTGAAGTCGGAAGTCGAGGATGCCATGGCAAAACTGAAACAGGAAATACAATCTGAATCCAATGAATCGGCCTCCTGA
- a CDS encoding HAMP domain-containing histidine kinase, which translates to MKIRGKLLLAFSLFSISLLVLLTLILQIEVSRHFGLLVCQPVNSLSPVMSQSIQFHFDQALKQSLIWTLTSFVAITMLIAAILSKLFTKRILQMQELATQIAHGQWQLTVPAHGRDELSLLAKTMNYLAQQLSHQEKLRKHLTQDIAHELRTPLTTLKSHIEAFLDGVWEPSRERLRSCLEEVERFESLVSGVETLYRADMLAAKAATTIEVNDMTASLTHFFEPRCVAAELTLQVITAGHPLWIDANPDDVYQILWNLLDNAVKYTPAGGTIEVRTGENSRGPFVRIQDTGIGIPKAELDNIFERFYRVDKSRNRRTGGSGLGLAIVKRLASLSGATVEVESQVSKGSTFTVYWPRKESPAVP; encoded by the coding sequence ATGAAAATTCGCGGGAAATTGTTATTAGCCTTTTCTCTCTTCAGTATTAGCTTGTTGGTGCTTTTAACCCTTATTTTGCAAATCGAGGTCTCCCGGCATTTCGGTTTGCTGGTCTGCCAACCGGTCAATAGCCTATCGCCGGTGATGTCCCAGTCCATCCAATTCCATTTTGACCAGGCACTGAAGCAGAGTCTGATTTGGACATTGACCAGTTTTGTTGCCATCACCATGTTGATTGCTGCGATCTTGTCCAAATTATTTACGAAGAGAATCCTGCAGATGCAGGAACTGGCGACGCAAATTGCACATGGTCAGTGGCAATTGACGGTTCCCGCTCATGGACGGGATGAGTTATCCTTACTGGCCAAGACGATGAATTACCTCGCGCAACAACTCAGCCACCAGGAAAAGCTGCGTAAACATCTCACGCAAGATATCGCGCACGAATTGAGAACCCCGCTTACAACATTAAAGTCTCACATTGAAGCGTTCTTGGATGGGGTATGGGAACCCAGTCGCGAGCGATTGCGCAGTTGTTTGGAAGAAGTCGAACGATTTGAATCCCTGGTCTCTGGGGTGGAAACCCTGTACAGAGCGGACATGTTGGCGGCGAAGGCGGCAACAACAATTGAAGTCAATGACATGACGGCGAGCCTTACCCATTTTTTCGAACCTCGCTGTGTGGCCGCGGAGTTGACACTACAGGTGATTACAGCGGGGCATCCGCTTTGGATCGATGCGAATCCCGACGATGTGTATCAAATTTTATGGAACCTTCTCGACAATGCGGTCAAGTATACCCCGGCAGGAGGCACGATTGAGGTGAGGACGGGAGAAAACTCACGAGGTCCATTTGTTCGAATTCAGGATACGGGAATCGGAATTCCGAAAGCGGAACTGGACAACATTTTTGAGAGATTTTATCGAGTCGATAAATCGAGAAACCGTAGAACGGGAGGCTCGGGATTAGGTTTGGCCATCGTGAAACGATTAGCCAGTCTGTCGGGAGCAACGGTGGAGGTGGAAAGTCAAGTCAGCAAAGGGAGTACCTTTACCGTTTACTGGCCTCGAAAGGAGTCACCAGCGGTTCCGTGA
- a CDS encoding YwmB family TATA-box binding protein: protein MYLRTQGRKRLLRQQATILHTSLSAMQARGFGFQVHYYGEINEDADRSLSFLQPVLAVQRLAFELKITDNVELVAGDADGGFARIVGRRADGLRVSVLLRRNLQGMGNSHILVIRVRYDADRPIDLAQVMTEVDGVATGINSVGRLSVHTKGILSMMLTDAETKDLVSHVLWSVKSRPVEGVLTDGFVSLSAYCPKLDTYLVTGNSKMNLQIAVRPDTNQRLTLVHVGTPSIMDGY, encoded by the coding sequence ATGTACTTGAGGACCCAAGGCCGCAAACGGTTGTTGAGACAACAAGCAACGATTCTCCACACGAGCTTGTCCGCCATGCAGGCAAGGGGCTTTGGGTTCCAGGTTCATTATTATGGAGAGATCAACGAGGATGCGGATCGCTCACTCTCTTTCCTTCAGCCGGTATTGGCCGTGCAGAGATTGGCCTTTGAATTAAAAATCACAGACAACGTTGAACTCGTAGCGGGTGACGCGGACGGTGGGTTTGCCAGGATTGTTGGAAGGCGTGCGGATGGTCTACGAGTTTCTGTCTTACTGCGTAGAAATCTACAAGGTATGGGAAATTCACACATCCTCGTGATTCGAGTCAGGTACGATGCGGACAGACCCATAGATTTGGCTCAGGTCATGACAGAGGTCGACGGTGTGGCGACTGGAATAAACTCTGTGGGGCGACTCAGTGTACATACGAAGGGAATACTTTCAATGATGTTGACGGATGCTGAAACGAAGGATCTCGTATCCCATGTACTATGGTCTGTGAAGTCCAGACCTGTTGAGGGTGTCCTAACAGACGGTTTCGTCAGTCTCTCTGCATATTGTCCGAAACTTGACACCTACCTGGTGACCGGCAACTCGAAAATGAATCTACAGATTGCGGTGCGTCCCGATACCAATCAACGTCTCACACTTGTTCACGTGGGTACGCCAAGCATCATGGATGGTTACTAA